In Silvanigrella paludirubra, one DNA window encodes the following:
- the rpsU gene encoding 30S ribosomal protein S21: MPVVKIKEGETFESAMRRFKKQCEKAGILSEIRKREHYEKPSVKIKRKRMAARKRALKKQKKLMA; the protein is encoded by the coding sequence ATGCCAGTAGTTAAGATTAAAGAAGGTGAAACCTTTGAAAGCGCAATGCGTCGTTTTAAGAAACAATGCGAAAAAGCAGGTATCCTTTCTGAAATTCGCAAACGTGAGCATTACGAAAAACCCTCTGTTAAAATTAAGAGAAAACGTATGGCGGCTCGTAAACGCGCCCTTAAAAAACAAAAGAAGCTTATGGCTTAA
- a CDS encoding FAD-binding and (Fe-S)-binding domain-containing protein: MIAAEQDKNFNNFLKLIKQALPKKNILFDPLSLYSYANDASHYYLVPKLVLIVDEEVEIQSIFKSAKKYKIPLTIRAAGSSLSGQSITDSVLLVISWKWRKYKILNDGNEIELQAGVIGKDANYYLAKYQKKIGPDPSSLDFAKIGGIAANNASGMCCGVKNNSYHTLKNIRVIFNNGTILDTSDEVSIQDFKKTNKFICEKIIEIRKKILINNNIKEKIQNKYKIKNTVGYSLNSFLDFEDPIDIISHLMIGSEGTLGFISSITYKTIYEDPYKKAALCFFSDLRSAMEAVLILNDENISSLEFLDATSIKCAKKELSEFLSQEINTYEHCLLIIDLRDSSEMNLNQKILEINKKINRCQNVITYSQFYENDKYQKIMKIRKSILPIVQSQRKPNFLALLEDVAFPLESLPQGSFDLKELFKQHGFENSCLFGHAKDGNLHFILEMKFENENDKIKYEIFMKNLATLVIDKHNGSLKAEHGTGRNIAPFIEVEWGKEINDIMHEIKQILDPEIILNPDVILSSDKFIHTKNLKQITEIDIHLDKCNECGACERICPSYGLSLTPRQRIVSLRAMNFIQKNNKTKIYKNMFKHFKYYGSDTCAASGMCATVCPVGVDTGKVIKNWRIKHKSVFLSYIWNFLSQFHFMIHFFGKLYLKIKTSYHD; the protein is encoded by the coding sequence ATGATAGCTGCAGAACAAGACAAAAATTTCAATAATTTTCTAAAGCTCATAAAACAAGCTCTCCCCAAAAAAAATATCCTTTTTGACCCTCTTAGTCTTTATTCCTATGCAAATGATGCGAGTCACTACTATTTAGTCCCCAAATTAGTTCTTATTGTAGATGAAGAAGTTGAGATACAATCTATTTTTAAATCAGCAAAAAAATACAAAATTCCCTTAACAATTAGAGCGGCAGGCTCCTCTCTATCGGGACAATCTATTACGGACTCCGTCCTTCTTGTTATAAGCTGGAAATGGCGAAAATATAAAATACTTAATGATGGAAATGAAATAGAACTTCAAGCAGGTGTCATTGGGAAAGATGCGAATTATTATTTAGCAAAGTACCAAAAAAAAATAGGGCCCGACCCCTCTTCGCTCGATTTTGCTAAAATTGGCGGGATAGCCGCAAATAACGCAAGCGGAATGTGCTGTGGAGTTAAAAATAACAGTTATCACACCCTAAAAAATATACGTGTGATATTCAATAACGGAACAATATTAGATACGAGTGATGAAGTATCTATTCAGGATTTTAAAAAAACAAATAAATTTATTTGTGAAAAAATAATTGAAATAAGAAAAAAAATATTAATAAATAACAATATAAAAGAAAAAATTCAAAATAAATATAAAATAAAAAATACAGTTGGCTATTCCTTAAATTCATTTTTAGATTTTGAAGATCCTATAGATATTATTTCCCACTTAATGATTGGATCGGAAGGAACTCTTGGTTTTATTTCAAGTATTACTTATAAAACAATTTATGAAGACCCATATAAAAAAGCGGCTCTCTGTTTTTTTTCTGATTTAAGATCGGCAATGGAAGCCGTCCTAATTTTAAATGATGAGAATATTTCATCACTTGAGTTTCTTGATGCAACATCAATTAAATGCGCTAAAAAAGAGTTAAGCGAATTTCTTTCACAGGAAATAAATACCTATGAGCACTGTTTACTTATAATAGATTTAAGAGATTCATCAGAAATGAATTTAAATCAAAAAATATTAGAGATAAACAAAAAAATAAACCGTTGCCAAAATGTAATTACATATAGTCAATTCTATGAAAACGATAAATATCAAAAAATCATGAAAATTAGAAAATCTATATTACCTATTGTCCAATCACAAAGAAAACCAAATTTCTTAGCTTTACTTGAAGATGTTGCTTTTCCTTTAGAAAGTTTACCGCAAGGAAGCTTTGACTTAAAAGAACTTTTTAAACAGCATGGCTTTGAAAATAGTTGTTTATTTGGACATGCCAAAGATGGCAATTTACATTTTATATTAGAAATGAAATTTGAAAACGAAAATGACAAAATAAAATATGAAATATTTATGAAAAATTTAGCTACTCTTGTGATTGATAAACACAATGGTTCCTTAAAAGCTGAACATGGCACAGGGCGAAATATCGCTCCTTTTATTGAAGTTGAATGGGGAAAAGAGATAAATGATATTATGCATGAAATTAAACAAATATTAGATCCTGAAATTATATTAAATCCTGATGTCATTCTTTCTTCGGATAAATTCATTCATACCAAAAACTTAAAACAAATAACAGAAATAGATATACATTTAGACAAATGTAACGAATGTGGTGCCTGTGAAAGAATTTGTCCTTCTTATGGACTTAGTTTAACTCCTAGACAAAGAATTGTTTCTTTAAGAGCCATGAATTTTATTCAAAAAAATAATAAAACAAAAATATACAAAAATATGTTTAAACATTTTAAATATTATGGCTCTGACACCTGTGCTGCCAGCGGAATGTGTGCTACTGTTTGTCCTGTGGGAGTGGATACAGGTAAGGTTATTAAAAATTGGCGGATAAAACATAAATCTGTATTTTTATCCTATATTTGGAATTTTTTATCACAGTTTCATTTTATGATTCACTTTTTTGGTAAACTATATCTTAAAATAAAGACTTCATATCATGATTGA